A DNA window from Coffea arabica cultivar ET-39 chromosome 6c, Coffea Arabica ET-39 HiFi, whole genome shotgun sequence contains the following coding sequences:
- the LOC113693980 gene encoding probable alpha,alpha-trehalose-phosphate synthase [UDP-forming] 11 produces the protein MLSRSCFNLLNLEDYSRAADRTRLPRVMTVPGIISDFDDDSVNVADDQKSELSETTVSSVNQERRIIVANQLPVKAYRDESKNGQKWCFDWDKDALVLQLKDGFPADVEVVYVGCLNVPVDPVEQEEVAQLLLDKFRCVPTFLPVDLMNKFYHGFCKHYLWPLFHYMLPVTSSYGVRFDRSMWQAYVSANKIFADKVMEVINLDEDYVWIHDYHLMVLPTFLRKRFHRLKLGFFLHNTFPSSEIFRTMPVREEILRALLNCDLIGFHTFDYARHFLSCCSRMLGLDYQSKRGYIGLDYYGRTVSIKILPVGIHMGQLESVLSLPDTAEKVKELREKYEGKIVMLGVDDMDMFKGIGLKFMAMGQLLDYHPRYRGKVVLVQIMNPARSQGNDIQEVQNEISRVASEINHRYGEPGYEPIVCVSGSVSTQDKVAYYAVSECVVVNAVRDGMNLVPYNYTVSRQGSSYMDKALGLESAAPRKSVIIVSEFIGCSPSLSGAIRVNPWNIDSVADAMHLAVTMPDAEKEMRHEKHYKYIKSHDVAYWARSFNQDLERACSEHYLKRCWGIGFGFGFRVVALGPNFRKLSVEHIVSAYNRTSSRLILLDYDGTVMPQDTVDKSPSDEVIAVLNSLCSDPKNIVFIVSGRGKDSLSKWFSPCQKLGLSAEHGCFTRWTKDSPWESCIEALDLDWKKIALPVMEHYTEATDGSSIEQKESAIVWHHQEADPDFGTWQAKELLDHLEGVLANDPVVVKRGQHIVEVKPQGVSKGVVVEKLIATMSGRGKPPDFVLCIGDDRSDEDMFESVACSVAKHSLPDKAEVFACTVGQKPSMAKYYLDDTSEVIKMLQGVSVASAHLLPKPSHHQVSFERLL, from the exons ATGCTGTCAAGATCTTGTTTCAATCTTCTCAATCTTGAAGATTATTCACGTGCTGCTGATCGGACTAGATTACCAAGAGTCATGACTGTTCCTGGGATTATATcagattttgatgatgacagCGTTAATGTTGCTGACGATCAAAAGTCTGAGTTGTCTGAGACAACTGTTTCATCGGTGAATCAGGAAAGGAGGATCATTGTGGCTAACCAGTTACCAGTCAAGGCTTATAGGGATGAAAGTAAGAATGGACAAAAGTGGTGCTTTGATTGGGACAAAGATGCCTTGGTTTTGCAACTCAAGGATGGATTCCCTGCTGATGTTGAAGTTGTTTATGTCGGGTGTTTGAACGTGCCGGTTGATCCGGTGGAGCAAGAAGAAGTCGCTCAACTACTGCTGGATAAGTTTAGGTGTGTGCCTACTTTTTTACCAGTGGATTTAATGAACAAGTTTTATCATGGGTTTTGTAAGCATTACCTTTGGCCTTTGTTTCACTATATGTTGCCTGTTACATCTAGTTATGGGGTCAGGTTTGATAGGAGTATGTGGCAGGCATACGTGTCAGCAAATAAGATTTTTGCTGATAAAGTGATGGAGGTGATCAATCTCGACGAGGATTATGTGTGGATacatgattatcacctcatggtTTTGCCGACTTTTTTAAGGAAAAGGTTTCATCGTTTAAAGCTTGGATTTTTCTTGCATAATACTTTCCCATCTTCTGAAATTTTTAGGACAATGCCTGTTAGGGAGGAGATTTTGAGGGCCTTGTTGAACTGTGATCTTATTGGTTTTCATACATTTGATTATGCTAGGCATTTCTTGTCTTGTTGTAGTAGAATGTTGGGATTGGATTATCAGTCAAAAAGGGGCTACATTGGGCTTGATTATTATGGTAGAACTGTGAGTATTAAAATCCTCCCTGTTGGTATCCATATGGGACAGCTTGAGTCTGTCTTGTCACTGCCAGACACTGCCGAAAAGGTTAAGGAGCTGAGGGAAAAATATGAGGGGAAAATTGTGATGTTAGGGGTTGATGATATGGATATGTTTAAGGGTATTGGCTTGAAATTTATGGCTATGGGACAGTTGTTAGATTACCATCCTAGATATAGGGGAAAGGTGGTCTTGGTTCAAATTATGAATCCTGCGAGGAGTCAGGGCAATGATATCCAAGAGGTTCAAAATGAGATCAGTAGAGTTGCTAGTGAAATTAACCACCGGTACGGGGAGCCAGGATATGAGCCCATTGTCTGTGTCAGTGGCTCAGTTTCAACCCAGGATAAGGTTGCATATTATGCTGTGTCTGAGTGTGTTGTGGTGAATGCTGTAAGGGATGGTATGAATTTGGTGCCTTATAACTATACAGTGTCTAGGCAGGGTAGCTCCTATATGGACAAGGCATTGGGGCTTGAATCTGCAGCACCTAGAAAGAGCGTAATCATTGTCTCAGAATTCATTGGATGTTCTCCATCTCTGAGTGGCGCAATCCGGGTTAATCCTTGGAACATTGACAGTGTGGCTGATGCAATGCATTTGGCAGTTACAATGCCAGATGCTGAGAAGGAAATGCGCCATGAAAAGCATTATAAGTACATCAAATCCCATGATGTAGCTTATTGGGCTAGGAGTTTCAATCAGGACCTCGAAAGAGCCTGTTCCGAGCATTATCTCAAGAGGTGTTGGGGCATTGGCTTTGGTTTTGGTTTCAGGGTTGTTGCTTTGGGTCCTAATTTCCGGAAGCTTTCTGTGGAGCATATTGTCTCTGCTTATAACAGGACTTCAAGTCGGCTTATACTGCTGGATTATGATGGTACAGTGATGCCTCAGGATACAGTGGATAAAAGTCCTAGTGATGAAGTTATTGCAGTCTTGAATAGTTTGTGCAGTGATCCAAAAAATATTGTGTTCATTGTGAGTGGCAGAGGAAAAGATTCTCTGAGCAAATGGTTCTCTCCATGTCAGAAGCTTGGTCTATCTGCGGAACATGGTTGCTTTACTCG GTGGACAAAGGATTCCCCATGGGAGTCTTGCATAGAAGCGTTGGACTTAGACTGGAAGAAGATAGCATTACCTGTGATGGAGCACTACACAGAAGCAACTGACGGTTCTTCCATTGAGCAGAAGGAAAGTGCCATCGTGTGGCACCACCAAGAAGCTGATCCAGACTTTGGCACATGGCAAGCAAAGGAGCTTCTTGATCACTTGGAGGGCGTGCTCGCAAATGATCCCGTGGTGGTTAAAAGAGGCCAGCATATTGTTGAGGTGAAACCACAG GGCGTAAGCAAAGGTGTCGTCGTTGAGAAACTCATTGCAACCATGAGTGGTAGAGGAAAGCCTCCAGATTTTGTGTTGTGCATTGGGGATGATAGATCAGATGAAGACATGTTTGAGAGCGTTGCTTGCTCGGTTGCCAAACATTCCTTGCCTGATAAAGCAGAAGTGTTTGCCTGCACTGTTGGCCAGAAACCAAGTATGGCAAAATACTATCTTGATGATACTTCTGAAGTCATCAAAATGCTTCAAGGCGTCTCAGTGGCATCAGCACATCTGCTGCCAAAGCCCTCCCATCATCAGGTCTCATTCGAACGACTTCTTTGA
- the LOC113692061 gene encoding uncharacterized protein: MLCCWTMQVMNKGLSLLAPQHLAPIDIIRSSSDFRWGLRRGQDAILSLQSRKIRPIRVLANPNVPPGRRRSSSKVVNMVDPLEAKRLAAKQMVQIKAKERLKRRREIEAINGAWAMLGLTAGLVIEGQTGHGILSQLAGYWAAFVGLFTR, from the exons ATGCTGTGTTGCTGGACAATGCAGGTGATGAACAAGGGTCTCTCCTTGCTCGCCCCACAACACTTAGCTCCCATTGATATCATCCGTTCTTCCTCTGATTTCAG ATGGGGATTGAGAAGAGGACAAGATGCAATACTAAGCTTGCAAAGTAGGAAGATTCGACCAATTCGCGTGTTGGCGAACCCTAAT GTGCCtccaggaagaagaagaagttcaAGCAAAGTGGTGAACATGGTTGACCCGTTGGAAGCCAAGCGGCTTGCAGCAAAGCAAATGGTACAGATTAAAGCTAAAGAGCGACTAAAA AGACGTCGAGAAATCGAGGCCATCAATGGTGCTTGGGCTATGCTTGGTCTGACTGCTGGATTAGTCATTGAAGGTCAAACTGGGCATGGAATTCTGTCTCAG TTGGCCGGATACTGGGCTGCATTTGTTGGCCTTTTCACAAGATAG